From a single Nakaseomyces glabratus chromosome F, complete sequence genomic region:
- the NGL1 gene encoding RNA exonuclease (CAGL0F01001g~Ortholog(s) have mitochondrion localization), with translation MLARQFIPIGANVLKNSAKPLFTLLSYNLLSPSYMWPQVYTYVPEKYKDWNYRHKLLEQELLDKYRADIMCLQELTSEDYSNFWKKALQTNMNYGSNYIAKTPPQYWKRPVEQMDGVGIFYNLDKFEFISRSGIYLNQLLGVFSNNELEYLEKKPVTLTDGAGNQVGEQSLLQILKSKNQVALFVSLKHKETGNVFVVINTHLYWKYDDVKLTQCMIIMRELARIIEKHLVGLENVTDDKIKILFTGDLNSTSDSLVINFLKGQIVSHDNLNVINPMKPYLEHCVYDDVPEELFTHTCYSGKLKGIFDYIWYHDTDFKLRRILSGREVSHELAALNQFGLPNENHPSDHIPLFTEFEIL, from the coding sequence ATGCTCGCAAGACAATTTATACCAATTGGTGCAAACGTTTTAAAGAACAGTGCAAAACCATTGTTTACGTTACTAAGTTACAACCTTTTGTCACCCTCATACATGTGGCCTCAGGTGTATACGTATGTGCCTGAGAAATATAAGGATTGGAACTATAGACATAAACTCCTCGAACAGGAGTTGCTAGATAAGTATAGAGCTGACATTATGTGTCTCCAGGAGCTTACATCAGAAGATTATAGTAACTTTTGGAAGAAAGCTCTTCAAACTAACATGAACTACGGGTCAAACTATATTGCCAAAACCCCGCCGCAATATTGGAAGAGACCAGTTGAGCAAATGGACGGTGTTGGCATATTTTACAATCTGGACAAATTTGAGTTCATTTCCAGGTCTGGAATATATCTTAATCAATTACTTGGTGTTTTCAGTAATAATGAATTAGAGTATCTCGAAAAAAAGCCAGTTACATTGACTGATGGGGCCGGTAATCAAGTCGGTGAGCAAAGTTTGCTCCAAATCctaaaatcaaaaaatcaagTGGCTTTATTCGTATCATTAAAACATAAAGAAACCGGTAATGTTTTTGTCGTTATAAATACACATCTGTATTGGAAATACGATGATGTGAAGTTAACTCAATGTATGATCATTATGAGAGAACTGGCTAgaataattgaaaaacaTTTAGTCGGTTTAGAGAATGTAACTGATGACAAGattaaaattttattcACTGGAGATTTAAACTCAACATCAGACTCATTAGTTATAAATTTCTTAAAGGGTCAAATTGTTAGTCATGATAATCTGAATGTTATAAATCCTATGAAGCCTTATTTAGAACATTGTGTCTATGATGATGTACCAGAAGAGTTATTTACTCACACATGTTATTCAGGAAAACTGAAGGGTATTTTTGATTACATATGGTACCACGACACAGACTTCAAATTGAGACGTATACTATCTGGTAGAGAAGTATCTCATGAGCTTGCAGCTTTGAATCAATTTGGTCTACCAAACGAGAATCACCCAAGTGATCATATTCCTTTGTTTACAGAATTTGAGATTCTGTGA
- the NOP12 gene encoding rRNA-processing protein NOP12 (CAGL0F01023g~Ortholog(s) have role in maturation of LSU-rRNA from tricistronic rRNA transcript (SSU-rRNA, 5.8S rRNA, LSU-rRNA) and nucleolus, preribosome, large subunit precursor localization) gives MNLFPETVATDDKVSQLFKTSNALDKKATPLIKVQKIEVIKKTDKDADGDEKMEDAASDDAKVKKPSKKKLAKKNKETKTPEQVPEEPEKLVEEGKESKKSTKEDEIEKASRTIFVGNLSNEVIISKSTYKLFQKLFNNIDDDDENKKLPIQSIRFRSVSFEDALPRKVAFVQQKLHKSRASVNAYIVYKEQSPLLNKLIKRLNGQVFSNRHLRVDSITHPAPHDKQRSVFVGNLDFEEDEESLWKHFGACGSIEYVRIVRDPKTNMGKGFAYVQFNELQSVSKALLLNEKPMISQNEHLKKRKLRVTRCKNIRKVEPTLKSGKYMTDGQKTKLGRAKKILNKAERSKLLKELTVEGIRATKDDSKPVLKKGKKERSKTGRVTKRSQAFKKSQQKK, from the coding sequence ATGAACTTATTCCCAGAAACAGTGGCTACTGACGACAAAGTCAGTCAGTTGTTCAAGACTTCGAATGCGCTAGATAAGAAGGCCACTCCCTTGATCAAAGTTCAAAAGATTGAAGTCATCAAGAAGACTGACAAAGACGCTGATGGCGACGAAAAGATGGAGGATGCCGCAAGTGATGATGCGAAAGTTAAGAAACCATCTAAGAAGAAGTTAgccaagaagaacaaagaaacaaagaCTCCTGAACAAGTACCTGAAGAGCCAGAAAaacttgttgaagaaggcaaagaatcaaagaaatctaCAAAGGAAGATGAGATCGAGAAGGCCTCTAGAACTATCTTTGTCGGTAACTTGTCCAACGAAGttattatttcaaagaGCACCTACAAGTTGTTCCAAAAACTATTTAACAAtatagatgatgatgacgaaaacaagaaactaCCAATTCAAAGTATAAGATTCAGATCTGTCTCTTTTGAAGACGCTTTACCTAGAAAGGTTGCCTTTGTTCAACAAAAATTGCACAAATCAAGAGCATCTGTGAATGCTTACATCGTCTATAAAGAACAATCACCGCTATTGAATAAGTTGATTAAAAGGCTAAACGGTCAGGTTTTTAGTAATCGTCACTTAAGAGTGGATTCAATTACACACCCAGCACCACATGACAAGCAAAGATCTGTCTTTGTTGGTAACCTtgactttgaagaagatgaggagAGTCTGTGGAAACATTTTGGTGCTTGTGGCTCTATAGAGTATGTTAGAATTGTTAGAGACCCAAAGACGAACATGGGTAAAGGTTTTGCTTATGTGCAGTTCAATGAGTTACAAAGTGTTAGTAAAGCACTACTTCTAAATGAGAAGCCGATGATTTCTCAAAACGAGCATttaaagaagagaaagctACGTGTAACGAGGTGTAAGAATATTAGGAAGGTAGAACCAACATTGAAATCTGGTAAATACATGACTGATGGCCAAAAGACTAAATTAGGTAGAGcaaagaagatattgaacAAAGCCGAAAGATCAAAACTATTGAAGGAACTTACCGTTGAAGGTATCAGAGCCACAAAAGATGATAGCAAACCAGTTTTGAAGAAAGGTAAGAAGGAAAGATCAAAAACTGGCAGAGTTACTAAGAGATCACAGGCATTTAAGAAGtcacaacaaaaaaaataa
- the NTG2 gene encoding bifunctional N-glycosylase/AP lyase NTG2 (CAGL0F00979g~Ortholog(s) have 5-formyluracil DNA N-glycosylase activity, 5-hydroxymethyluracil DNA N-glycosylase activity, 8-oxo-7,8-dihydroguanine DNA N-glycosylase activity, DNA-(apurinic or apyrimidinic site) lyase activity), protein MVPRKRTRRYLEVDVEGNPAEGVVQSKYFKKEETVTVKHEPVSDYKDFVDEVDIEWIKSLDTQAFFDYIDDRTSEDPQRWLKPLDEDSLGLKPLEIAKLPKSFIPIYNRVRLMRAQLKTPVDKVGCALMPIFIAENCGLHKEQILPKNYRFQLLIAVMLSSQTKDEITAEAMLNIMRYCLNELHDPNGMTLESVLMMDESIIDEKIKSVGFHRRKATYIYKSVRMLRDNFDSDVPTNVNDMLSLPGVGPKMTYLALQRAWGKMDGICVDVHVDRLCKMWRWVDAKKCKTPDHTRKALQTWLPKCLWYEINTVLVGFGQVICMARGKRCDICLANDICNARDRKLLSKLQFEEDIDEAFWKLSKTTRGNFDEYILYLKKKLKSDKYPIKAEGP, encoded by the coding sequence ATGGTACCAAGAAAGCGTACTAGAAGGTACTTGGAAGTAGATGTGGAAGGAAATCCAGCAGAAGGTGTTGTCCAATCAaagtatttcaaaaaggaagaaactGTTACAGTCAAGCATGAGCCTGTAAGTGACTACAAAGACTTTGTTGATGAAGTGGATATTGAATGGATCAAGAGCTTGGATACGCAGGCGttttttgattatattgATGATCGAACAAGTGAGGATCCACAACGATGGTTAAAACCCCTTGATGAAGATTCTCTTGGGCTAAAACCTCTGGAAATAGCTAAGCTACCCAAGAGTTTTATTCCAATTTATAATCGCGTTAGACTAATGAGGGCACAGCTGAAGACACCAGTTGATAAAGTTGGTTGTGCATTAATGCCTATATTCATTGCGGAGAACTGTGGGCTGCataaagaacaaatacTTCCGAAAAACTATAGATTTCAACTGCTAATCGCAGTGATGTTATCATCACAGACCAAGGATGAGATCACGGCAGAAGCCATGCTTAATATCATGAGATACTGCCTCAATGAGCTCCATGATCCCAATGGGATGACGTTGGAATCTGTCTTAATGATGGATGAATCAATAATTGAtgagaaaataaaatctgTTGGTTTTCATAGAAGGAAGGCaacttatatatataaaagtgTTCGCATGCTGCGCGATAATTTTGATTCTGATGTACCGACAAATGTCAATGATATGCTAAGTCTGCCTGGTGTCGGGCCTAAGATGACATACCTTGCCTTACAGCGAGCTTGGGGTAAGATGGATGGGATTTGTGTAGATGTACATGTTGATAGACTTTGCAAGATGTGGAGATGGGTGGatgcaaaaaaatgcaaGACACCTGACCATACCAGAAAGGCATTGCAAACATGGCTCCCTAAATGTTTATGGTACGAAATTAATACTGTGCTAGTTGGTTTCGGTCAAGTAATATGCATGGCTCGCGGCAAAAGATGTGATATTTGTTTAGCCAATGATATTTGTAATGCTAGAGATAGAAAGCTTCTCTCGAAACTTCAATTTGAAGAGGATATAGACGAAGCTTTTTGGAAACTAAGCAAAACCACAAGAGGGAATtttgatgaatatattctgtacttgaaaaagaaactcAAAAGCGACAAGTACCCCATCAAAGCCGAAGGTCCTTGA
- the TPD3 gene encoding HEAT repeat domain-containing protein (CAGL0F00957g~Putative serine/threonine protein phosphatase 2A, regulatory chain A) has product MADNQNGNEGDLHPLALLMDELKHDDIANRVEAMKKLDTIAIALGPERTREELIPFLTEVAQDDEDEVFAVLAEELGKFVPLVGGSQYINVLFPTLEILAATEETLVREKALASLNKVVKDMTIEQLLHDYVPLLDRLANADWFSSKVSACGLFKVVISRVKDDTLRKNLLALYSQLIQDDTPMVRRAAARNLPSIIDQLRENPGLSCEDDWEYVSEMFKKVITDNQDSVKFLAVESLIAILKFFNAKGDSSHTEALLAYALKLAKDEAWRVRYMVAEKFEDLADEISQLDKVVDHLLEPFLSLCEDNEGDVRKAIAGHVSGFSKHIKDASIIEAKIIPAIYTLSIDENETVRASLAQSITGMSSLLPKESVTENLLPIVLNMLKDEFPDVRLNIIASLKNINKVVDTKILSESLIPAINELAKDINWRVRMAIIDYLPVIGEQLGKSFFDEQLIDLCMTLLWDPVYAIRNATVKILTKLTEFFGSDWCRDEILTKLLTVDAETLENFIYRFTVLSALRELTSAVSSDITLEHILPYIVKLSDDKVPNIRFNVAKAYTVICENLKNNKTKNLKEIFEEKMLPSFKKLQGDSDVDVKYFANENLEKCQLLIN; this is encoded by the coding sequence ATGGCCGATAATCAGAACGGAAATGAAGGGGATCTGCACCCACTAGCCTTGTTGATGGATGAGTTGAAGCACGATGATATTGCTAATAGGGTTGAGGCCATGAAAAAGTTGGATACCATAGCCATTGCTCTAGGTCCAGAAAGAACTAGGGAGGAATTGATTCCTTTTCTTACTGAAGTGGCCCAAGATGACGAGGATGAGGTCTTCGCCGTCTTGGCTGAGGAATTAGGGAAATTCGTTCCTTTAGTAGGCGGTAGTCAATATATTAATGTCTTATTTCCTACATTGGAAATACTTGCAGCTACAGAGGAGACATTGGTAAGAGAAAAAGCCCTAGCATCTTTGAATAAAGTTGTCAAAGACATGACAATTGAGCAATTACTACATGACTATGTTCCTTTACTGGACAGGTTGGCCAACGCTGACTGGTTCTCATCAAAAGTTTCTGCATGTGGTCTTTTCAAAGTTGTGATAAGTAGGGTCAAGGATGATACATTGAGAAAAAATTTACTGGCTTTATACTCACAATTGATACAAGATGACACACCTATGGTCAGGAGAGCTGCAGCAAGAAACTTACCATCCATTATTGACCAACTACGAGAAAATCCCGGTCTTTCATGTGAAGACGATTGGGAATACGTATCCGAGATGTTCAAGAAAGTTATTACTGATAATCAAGACTCAGTTAAGTTTCTTGCTGTCGAATCATTAATTGCCATTCTTAAATTTTTCAACGCAAAAGGGGACTCTAGTCATACTGAGGCGTTGTTGGCATATGCCTTGAAGCTTGCAAAGGATGAGGCATGGAGAGTAAGATACATGGTAGCTGAGAAATTCGAGGATTTGGCAGATGAGATTTCTCAACTAGACAAAGTTGTTGatcatcttcttgaacCTTTCCTAAGTTTGTGCGAGGACAATGAAGGTGATGTTAGGAAAGCTATTGCTGGCCATGTTAGTGGATTTTCCAAGCACATTAAAGATGCCTCAATAATTGAAGCAAAAATTATTCCAGCTATATACACTCTGAGTATCGATGAAAATGAGACTGTGAGAGCTTCCTTGGCGCAAAGTATAACTGGTATGTCCTCATTACTTCCAAAGGAGAGTGTTACTGAAAACTTGCTTCCAATTGTTCTCAACATGTTAAAAGATGAGTTCCCTGACGTAAGGTTGAATATAATTGCTagtttgaaaaatataaataagGTTGTGGATACTAAAATACTTTCTGAATCACTGATACCTGCAATAAATGAGCTAGCCAAAGATATCAATTGGAGAGTAAGAATGGCTATAATTGACTACTTACCAGTAATTGGTGAACAACTTGGCAAATCTTTCTTTGATGAGCAGTTAATAGACCTGTGCATGACTTTGTTATGGGATCCTGTTTATGCCATCAGAAACGCCACTGTTAAAATTTTAACTAAATTAACTGAGTTTTTCGGATCCGACTGGTGCAGAGATGAAATTCTAACTAAGTTGTTAACAGTTGACGCAGAGACATTAgaaaattttatttacaGGTTTACTGTTTTATCGGCGTTGAGGGAGCTAACTTCAGCTGTAAGTAGTGATATTACCTTGGAGCATATTCTTCCATATATTGTTAAGCTTTCTGATGATAAGGTGCCTAATATAAGATTCAATGTGGCTAAAGCCTACACGGTTATCTgtgaaaatttgaaaaataataaaacaaagaatttgaaagaaattttcgaagaaaaaatgttaccttctttcaagaaattaCAAGGCGATAGCGATGTAGATGTAAAATACTTTGCCAATGAAAATTTGGAAAAGTGTCAGTTGCTGATCAATTAG
- the PEX15 gene encoding Pex15p (CAGL0F00935g~Ortholog(s) have protein membrane anchor activity, role in protein import into peroxisome matrix, receptor recycling and integral component of peroxisomal membrane localization), whose translation MQLKEDTVNMSNVLPESTMTTVQNLLDDDDFSDEPAMSPYQNDDNTSDEYYNCLDLFIKGEPKQCLEAMLSCGLLNESQIFQNMDSVELFINACSRVSDLATLGISLQNKIIQLFIYSEILEFVRRNSPAASALALITKLHGNIIRAIGLMRGSRDERYQIIADEKDALIHDIGFHVKKRTNESRRQYNVEMLMLAELYLFDVQIQLEGKKKSPKLYEDLCDKVLQLKSVFDETVLDEKPLSQIILAKLEQKKDSVEKKKSSSRKSLRESTKVLQAIPTPSDEVRDQIKMDNLALSKGAFSSITSHIPQKWLKALTTQKWIYKNMKQLSLVLVVAVILLVKRYRMITKWFGEIPSTLSQLKPAIVEILRLLSSL comes from the coding sequence ATGCAGTTAAAGGAAGATACGGTGAACATGTCTAACGTTTTGCCAGAATCTACCATGACCACAGTTCAGAATCTGCtggatgatgatgattttaGTGATGAGCCTGCTATGAGTCCCTATcaaaatgatgataatacCAGCGATGAGTACTACAATTGTTTAGATTTATTTATCAAGGGAGAGCCTAAGCAGTGTTTGGAAGCTATGCTGAGCTGTGGCTTGCTAAATGAATCCCAGATTTTTCAGAACATGGACAGCGTGGAGTTATTCATTAATGCATGCTCTAGGGTATCAGACTTGGCAACTCTAGGTATATCTTTGCAAAACAAGATCATACAGCTGTTTATTTATAGTGAGATTCTAGAATTTGTACGACGCAATTCCCCAGCTGCATCTGCCTTGGCGTTAATTACAAAACTCCATGGTAATATAATTAGAGCTATCGGGCTAATGAGAGGAAGTAGAGATGAACGTTATCAAATAATAGCTGATGAGAAAGATGCATTGATCCATGATATTGGATTTCATGTCAAGAAACGGACAAACGAGAGTAGGAGGCAATATAATGTGGAAATGTTGATGCTTGCAGAATTATATCTATTTGATGTCCAGATACAGCTAGAGGGCAAGAAAAAATCACCAAAATTATATGAGGATCTTTGTGACAAAGTATTGCAATTAAAGAGTGTCTTTGATGAGACAGTGCTTGACGAAAAGCCACTTAGTCAGATTATATTGGCTAAGTTGGAACAAAAGAAGGATTCGgtagagaaaaagaagtcaTCTTCTCGAAAGAGTCTTAGAGAGAGTACAAAAGTGTTACAAGCAATACCCACGCCGTCTGACGAGGTTCGAGATCAAATAAAGATGGATAACTTGGCATTATCTAAGGGAGCATTCAGCTCTATTACGAGTCACATTCCCCAAAAATGGTTAAAAGCTTTAACCACCCAAAAATGGATTTATAAAAACATGAAACAGCTCTCATTGGTGCTAGTTGTAGCGGTTATCTTACTGGTTAAAAGGTATAGAATGATTACAAAATGGTTTGGAGAGATCCCTTCAACATTATCTCAATTAAAACCTGCCATAGTTGAAATCCTACGCTTGCTATCCAGCCTATAG
- the PSK2 gene encoding serine/threonine protein kinase PSK2 (CAGL0F00913g~Ortholog(s) have protein serine/threonine kinase activity): MPYAGTSDSSRAAFKAFQEKHITKDTIFNKKFDLASIPSSASASDTSLSFKNISRGNSYVDLQRPSPFYRHENGSSESVKSSSEKFDYKELISLPNESTHAYSCNPLSPISLYVRLSILKRALDIMANDPDMLEESKAVEPLKRMKASNTADVTHVAHLQEMINEKNNEEDMVTLPKRGSVTKWNSHAATLEAFVSNSMDKSAQPNSKYGDLTNEDSQIPERPVQMQRAVSLAVLPQSISNHSNNSPFKKDFNFRGTQSGTKFRHNKDILEGLRKLLDDTLEKKSMSNASKLHKLSLLNIDKLDLTSVPTDGNDDTINDVEEKGNKLKRALLDSLAEPFIEFGRENDNMQDDQYKKLNEQDLNINMSEVVRQYRYNKVLHPFTSGKNSAPQAIFTCSDQHPWNFKAANDLACLTFGINKNVLKALTLLDLIHTDCRNFALNKLISIQDDQDIVFSGEIIAIVQPNSENKAGLIWATIWARRIKGSLVCVFEKIPCDYADIMLNLDDFSVENINDSTGLLSNLDQNTENDITVTESDELEKKKTVKFANEVHDIKKVSKSLSKLIKDVCTGNYDMDEDDKLVPLSIRVSNEINRRRYFTLNHSNYNISCAVSSSVLENELKLKIHSAAYQVGLFIIERETLKLVSCNKSICKNMFGYHTSEIINSDITTLIPDLAKILAFIQYQYPILDFSAEENRGLVLTEHFFRKIVSEMHSDPGSFYSSVGLDGLHKDGNNIKVDFQIRVLDENIFLLWISQTRDLLFENYDSNPSQLSMLKESELSLVSSRSSSSSSKRPTECLALSALKRIDSLAIADQGIEDETCEHNENRCNSIEKQSVAISNSNKEAHPPKNSELKNTVDIIDNDLISDPTIRANIELARRYTNNKSDFVKEDNFKLDEEMIKKIVNTEIPEVANADSNLAPEELLKVLNIKEPIVIGAQKRKKKYSDFVVLQKMGEGAYGKVNLCIHKEKKYIVVIKMIFKERILVDTWVRDRKLGTIPSEIQILATINKRPHENILGLLDFFEDDDYYYLETPPHGQTGSVDLFDIIEFKSNMTEFEAKLIFKQIVSGIKHLHDQGIVHRDIKDENVIVDSKGFVKLIDFGSAAYVKSGPFDVFVGTIDYAAPEVLGGNPYEGKSQDIWAIGILLYTLIYKENPFYNIDEILEGELRFNDSADVSQECKALITKILNRCVRKRPTIDEICQDVWLQI; this comes from the coding sequence ATGCCATACGCAGGGACTTCAGACTCGTCTAGAGCTGCTTTCAAGGCGTTTCAAGAGAAGCATATCACCAAGGATACCATATTTAATAAGAAGTTTGATCTTGCGTCGATACCGTCATCTGCATCTGCGTCCGATACATCTTTGAGTTTCAAGAATATAAGCCGAGGTAACTCCTATGTGGATCTTCAAAGGCCTAGTCCTTTTTATAGGCATGAGAATGGATCTTCGGAATCAGTTAAAAGTAGCTCAGAAAAATTTGACTACAAAGAGCTTATATCACTTCCTAATGAGTCTACACATGCATACTCATGTAATCCTTTGTCTCCGATTTCGCTGTACGTTAGACTATCTATCCTAAAGAGAGCTTTAGATATCATGGCTAATGACCCCGATATGCTAGAAGAGAGTAAAGCGGTAGAGCCTTTAAAGAGAATGAAGGCATCTAATACAGCAGATGTTACCCATGTAGCACACTTGCAGGAAATGATTAAtgagaaaaataatgaagagGACATGGTAACTTTGCCAAAGAGAGGGAGTGTTACCAAATGGAACTCTCATGCAGCTACTTTAGAGGCATTTGTATCGAATAGCATGGATAAAAGTGCTCAACCTAATAGCAAATATGGGGATCTCACAAATGAAGATTCACAAATCCCAGAAAGGCCAGTGCAAATGCAAAGAGCGGTATCATTGGCAGTTTTACCGCAGAGTATATCTAATCATAGCAATAATTCACCGTTCAAAAAGGATTTTAATTTTCGTGGGACCCAATCTGGCACTAAATTCAGACATAATAAAGACATATTGGAAGGTTTACGAAAACTTTTGGATGATacattagaaaaaaaatcaatgagCAACGCATCAAAGTTGCATAAATTATCACTCTTAAATATTGACAAGTTGGACCTGACTTCGGTACCAACAGATGGCAATGATGATACAATCAATGATGTGGAAGAAAAAGGGAACAAGTTAAAACGGGCTTTACTAGACAGTTTAGCCGAACCCTTCATTGAATTTGGTCGTGAAAACGATAATATGCAGGACGAtcaatataaaaaattaaatgaacAAGATCTGAATATCAACATGTCTGAAGTGGTACGGCAATATCGCTATAATAAAGTGTTGCATCCTTTTACTTCAGGAAAGAACTCTGCACCACAAGCAATTTTTACCTGTTCTGATCAACATCCCTGGAACTTTAAAGCTGCAAACGATTTGGCGTGTTTGACTTTTGGTATTAACAAAAATGTCCTGAAAGCTTTAACTCTCCTTGATCTTATTCACACAGATTGTAGAAATTTTGCTCTGAATAAACTCATTAGTATTCAAGATGATCAAGATATTGTTTTTAGTGGGGAAATTATAGCCATAGTACAACCTAATTCAGAAAATAAGGCTGGATTGATATGGGCAACCATTTGGGcaagaagaataaaagGTTCCTTGGTTTGTGTTTTTGAGAAGATTCCATGTGATTACGCAGATATTATGTTAAATTTAGATGACTTTTCCGTTGAAAACATTAACGATTCTACCGGTTTGCTTTCCAACCTTGACCAAAATacagaaaatgatattacAGTAACCGAAAGTGAtgaattagaaaaaaagaagactGTGAAATTTGCAAACGAAGTACATGATATCAAAAAAGTGAGTAAGTCCTTATCGAAACTAATTAAAGACGTATGTACAGGAAATTATGATATGGATGAGGATGATAAGTTAGTACCACTGTCAATTCGGGTATCGAATGAGATtaatagaagaagatactTTACATTAAATCATTCAAATTATAACATATCATGTGCTGTATCCTCGTCTGTGTTGGAAAATGAGCTAAAACTGAAGATTCATAGTGCCGCTTATCAAGTTGGTTTGTTCATTattgaaagagaaacttTGAAGCTTGTTTCTTGTAACAAATCAATCTGCAAGAATATGTTTGGTTATCATACTTCTGAAATTATCAACTCTGATATTACTACCTTGATTCCTGATCTCGCCAAAATTCTTGCCTTTATTCAATATCAGTATCCGATTTTAGACTTCAGTGCTGAAGAGAACAGAGGATTGGTTCTTACTGAGCATTTTTTCAGAAAGATTGTTTCTGAAATGCATTCTGATCCTGGAAGCTTTTACTCTTCTGTTGGGTTGGATGGGCTTCATAAAGACGGAAATAACATTAAGGTTGATTTTCAAATTAGAGTATTGGATGAAAATATCTTTCTATTATGGATTTCTCAAACAAGAGACCTgttatttgaaaattatgATTCGAATCCTTCTCAGCTAAGCATGTTGAAAGAGAGTGAACTTTCACTAGTTAGCAGTAGAAGTAGTTCGTCGTCCTCAAAGAGGCCAACTGAATGTTTAGCGTTATCTGCGCTAAAGAGAATTGATAGCTTGGCTATTGCTGATCAAGGTATAGAAGATGAAACTTGTGAGCATAATGAAAACAGATGTAATTCTATCGAAAAACAGTCCGTGGCTATTTCTAATAGTAATAAAGAAGCACATCCACCAAAAAATAGTGAACTAAAAAATACTGTcgatattattgataatgATCTGATTTCTGATCCTACAATCAGAGCAAATATCGAATTGGCTAGAAGATATACAAATAACAAATCAGATTTTGTCAAGGAAGATAATTTTAaacttgatgaagaaatgataaagaaaattgtAAACACGGAGATTCCAGAGGTGGCTAATGCTGACTCTAACTTAGCGCCGGAAGAACTCTTGAAGGTGTTGAACATAAAAGAACCAATTGTGATTGGGGCCcaaaaaaggaagaaaaagtACTCCGATTTTGTTGTCCTACAAAAGATGGGAGAAGGGGCATATGGAAAAGTTAACTTATGTATtcacaaagaaaagaaatatattgttGTGATTAAGATGATTTTCAAGGAAAGAATTTTGGTGGACACCTGGGTTAGAGATAGAAAACTAGGTACCATTCCATcagaaattcaaatattagCGACAATTAATAAGAGACCTCACGAGAACATTCTTGGTTTGTTGGActtctttgaagatgacgatTACTACTACTTAGAAACTCCTCCTCACGGTCAAACTGGTAGTGTAGATTTATTTGACATCATTGAGTTCAAGTCAAACATGACTGAATTTGAAGCAAAATTGATCTTTAAGCAAATTGTTAGCGGTATCAAGCATTTGCACGACCAAGGGATTGTTCATAGAGATATAAAGGATGAAAATGTTATTGTTGACTCCAAGGGTTTTGTAAAGTTGATTGATTTTGGTTCTGCTGCCTACGTGAAAAGTGGTCCCTTCGATGTTTTCGTTGGTACTATTGACTATGCTGCTCCGGAGGTTCTTGGTGGTAATCCATATGAGGGCAAATCGCAAGACATATGGGCCATCGGTATCTTATTGTATACTTTGATCTACAAGGAAAATCCATTTTACAATATAGATGAGATATTAGAAGGAGAACTTAGATTCAATGATAGCGCGGATGTTAGTCAGGAATGTAAAGCATTGATTACAAAGATATTAAATCGCTGTGTTCGTAAAAGGCCAACAATTGACGAGATTTGCCAAGATGTATGGcttcaaatttaa